Proteins encoded by one window of Melopsittacus undulatus isolate bMelUnd1 chromosome 21, bMelUnd1.mat.Z, whole genome shotgun sequence:
- the CDK2 gene encoding cyclin-dependent kinase 2 isoform X2 encodes MENFQKVEKIGEGTYGVVYKARNKVTGEVVALKKIRLDTETEGVPSTAIREISLLKELNHPNIVKLLDVIHTENKLYLVFEFLHQDLKKFMDSSSLSGIALPLIKSYLFQLLQGLAFCHAHRVLHRDLKPQNLLINTDGAIKLADFGLARAFGVPVRTYTHEVVTLWYRAPEILLGCKYYSTAVDIWSLGCIFAEMITRRALFPGDSEIDQLFRIFRTLGTPDEAAWPGVTAMPDYKPTFPKWARQDFTKVVPPLEEEGRKLLAQMLHYDPNKRISAKAALGHPFFRDVTRTVPHLRL; translated from the exons ATGGAGAACTTCCAGAAGGTGGAGAAGATCGGGGAGGGCACGTACGGGGTCGTCTATAAGGCCCGGAACAAAGTGACGGGGGAGGTGGTGGCGCTCAAGAAGATCCGGTTGGATAC TGAGACCGAGGGGGTCCCCAGCACCGCGATCCGGGAGATCTCACTGCTCAAGGAGCTCAATCACCCCAACATTGTCAA GCTGCTGGATGTGATCCACACGGAGAACAAGCTCTACCTGGTCTTCGAGTTCCTGCACCAGGACCTCAAGAAGTTCATGGACTCCTCATCCCTCAGCGGCATCGCGCTGCCCCTCATCAAG AGTTACCtgttccagctgctgcagggcttggCCTTCTGCCACGCTCACCGGGTGCTGCACCGCGACCTCAAGCCCCAGAACCTGCTCATCAACACCGATGGTGCCATCAAACTGGCTGACTTCGGCCTGGCCCGCGCCTTCGGGGTGCCCGTGCGCACCTACACCCATGAG GTGGTGACCCTCTGGTACCGCGCGCCCGAGATCCTCCTGGGCTGCAAGTACTACTCAACTGCAGTGGACATCTGGAGCCTGGGCTGCATCTTTGCGGAGATG ATCACCCGACGCGCGCTCTTCCCGGGGGACTCGGAGATCGATCAGCTCTTCCGCATCTTCCGCACGCTGGGAACACCGGATGAGGCTGCCTGGCCGGGGGTCACCGCCATGCCCGACTACAAACCCACCTTCCCCAAGTGGGCCCGCCAGGACTTCACCAAGGTGGTGCCCCCCCTCGAGGAGGAGGGGCGCAAGCTCCTAGCG caaatGCTGCACTATGACCCCAACAAGCGGATCTCGGCCAAGGCGGCGCTGGGACACCCCTTCTTCCGCGATGTCACCCGCACCGTCCCCCACCTGCGCCTCTGA
- the CDK2 gene encoding cyclin-dependent kinase 2 isoform X1 yields MENFQKVEKIGEGTYGVVYKARNKVTGEVVALKKIRLDTETEGVPSTAIREISLLKELNHPNIVKLLDVIHTENKLYLVFEFLHQDLKKFMDSSSLSGIALPLIKSYLFQLLQGLAFCHAHRVLHRDLKPQNLLINTDGAIKLADFGLARAFGVPVRTYTHEQVVTLWYRAPEILLGCKYYSTAVDIWSLGCIFAEMITRRALFPGDSEIDQLFRIFRTLGTPDEAAWPGVTAMPDYKPTFPKWARQDFTKVVPPLEEEGRKLLAQMLHYDPNKRISAKAALGHPFFRDVTRTVPHLRL; encoded by the exons ATGGAGAACTTCCAGAAGGTGGAGAAGATCGGGGAGGGCACGTACGGGGTCGTCTATAAGGCCCGGAACAAAGTGACGGGGGAGGTGGTGGCGCTCAAGAAGATCCGGTTGGATAC TGAGACCGAGGGGGTCCCCAGCACCGCGATCCGGGAGATCTCACTGCTCAAGGAGCTCAATCACCCCAACATTGTCAA GCTGCTGGATGTGATCCACACGGAGAACAAGCTCTACCTGGTCTTCGAGTTCCTGCACCAGGACCTCAAGAAGTTCATGGACTCCTCATCCCTCAGCGGCATCGCGCTGCCCCTCATCAAG AGTTACCtgttccagctgctgcagggcttggCCTTCTGCCACGCTCACCGGGTGCTGCACCGCGACCTCAAGCCCCAGAACCTGCTCATCAACACCGATGGTGCCATCAAACTGGCTGACTTCGGCCTGGCCCGCGCCTTCGGGGTGCCCGTGCGCACCTACACCCATGAG CAGGTGGTGACCCTCTGGTACCGCGCGCCCGAGATCCTCCTGGGCTGCAAGTACTACTCAACTGCAGTGGACATCTGGAGCCTGGGCTGCATCTTTGCGGAGATG ATCACCCGACGCGCGCTCTTCCCGGGGGACTCGGAGATCGATCAGCTCTTCCGCATCTTCCGCACGCTGGGAACACCGGATGAGGCTGCCTGGCCGGGGGTCACCGCCATGCCCGACTACAAACCCACCTTCCCCAAGTGGGCCCGCCAGGACTTCACCAAGGTGGTGCCCCCCCTCGAGGAGGAGGGGCGCAAGCTCCTAGCG caaatGCTGCACTATGACCCCAACAAGCGGATCTCGGCCAAGGCGGCGCTGGGACACCCCTTCTTCCGCGATGTCACCCGCACCGTCCCCCACCTGCGCCTCTGA